The following are encoded in a window of Balaenoptera ricei isolate mBalRic1 chromosome 1, mBalRic1.hap2, whole genome shotgun sequence genomic DNA:
- the CD5L gene encoding CD5 antigen-like translates to MRLVGGRHRCEGRVEVERDGQWGTVCDDGWDMKDVEVVCRELGCGAATGTPSGTLYKPLAEKDQKVLIQGVSCSGMESELIHCEQEEDVFDCSHSEDAGAKCEIPETVRLVGGPDHCKGRVEVKHQQQWGTVCKAGWNLSAAKVVCRQLGCGRAILTQRSCNKDTQGQGPIWLSEVSCSGQEGNLQDCSSGLWGKNNCTHDEDTWVECEDPFDLRLVGGDSRCSGRLEVLHKGEWGSVCDDGWGENEEQVVCKQLGCGESIFLSAKARRNFGLGAGRIWLDDVHCSGKEQSLEQCRHRFWGYHNCNHKEDVAMTCLGELVELSAWGTVPDSDMVHISNCSLAFLMLDLIPAGPECLLLSPGPEWPGMSTEPVGLATTPSAPQQESEHSAYTLLSEPSTPIIAWRYELLNSLLLGKMSS, encoded by the exons ATGCGACTGGTGGGAGGTCGCCATCGCTGTGAAGGGCGGGTGGAAGTGGAACGGGACGGCCAGTGGGGCACCGTGTGTGATGACGGCTGGGACATGAAAGATGTGGAAGTGGTGTGCCGGGAGCTGGGCTGTGGAgcagccacagggacacccagtgGTACTTTATATAAGCCATTGGcagaaaaagaccaaaaagtcCTCATCCAAGGGGTCAGCTGCAGTGGGATGGAAAGTGAACTGATTCATTGTGAGCAAGAGGAAGATGTTTTTGATTGCTCCCACAGTGAGGATGCAGGGGCGAAGTGTGAAA TTCCAGAGACTGTGCGGCTGGTTGGTGGCCCTGATCACTGCAAAGGGCGAGTGGAGGTGAAGCACCAACAGCAATGGGGCACCGTGTGCAAAGCAGGCTGGAATCTCTCAGCCGCGAAGGTGGTGTGCCGGCAGCTGGGGTGTGGGAGGGCCATACTGACCCAAAGATCCTGCAACAAGGATACCCAGGGCCAAGGGCCCATCTGGCTGAGTGAGGTGTCATGCTCAGGACAAGAAGGAAACCTTCAGGATTGCTCTTCTGGGCTCTGGGGGAAGAATAACTGCACCCATGATGAGGACACATGGGTTGAATGTGAAG ATCCCTTTGACTTGAGGCTGGTAGGAGGAGACTCCCGCTGCTCTGGGAGACTGGAGGTGCTGCACAAGGGTGAATGGGGCTCTGTCTGTGATGATGGCTGGGGAGAAAATGAGGAACAGGTGGTGTGCAAGCAACTGGGCTGTGGGGAGTCAATCTTTCTATCTGCCAAAGCCCGGAGAAACTTTGGCCTTGGAGCTGGCCGCATCTGGCTAGATGATGTTCATTGCTCAGGGAAGGAGCAGTCCCTGGAGCAGTGTCGGCACAGGTTCTGGGGGTATCACAACTGCAACCACAAGGAAGATGTGGCCATGACCTGCTTAG GGGAGCTGGTTGAATTAAGTGCCTGGGGCACTGTACCAGATTCTGACATGGTTCACATCAGT AACTGTAGCCTGGCCTTCTTGATGCTTGACCTGATCCCTGCAGGCCCTgagtgtcttttgctttctcctgGGCCAGAATGGCCTGGCATGAGCACTGAGCCTGTAGGCTTAGCTACCACTCCCTCAGCCCCTCAGCAGGAATCTGAACACTCTGCTTATACTTTGCTCTCAGAGCCAAGCACCCCTATCATCGCCTGGAGATATGAGCTGTTGAATTCTCTCTTGCTGGGGAAGATGAGCTCCTAG